The Candidatus Binatia bacterium genome includes the window CCGCCAGGGCGTCACGCACGTCCGCACGCTGCCGCGCGAGCTCGCGCGGCACGGCTACCTGTCGTGGGAAGGCGGCAAGATGTGGGAGTCGACTTACGCGAACGCCGGCTTCACGCACGGGCTCGCAACCGGCCCGGGCGAGCTGCTCGCCGCGGTGGGAAGCGATTTCGGACGAACGGGCTTCACCGAAGGCAAGGCGCTCGACCCGCTGCGCGAGTTCCTCGACGAGGCCTCCGACCGGCCGTTCTTCCTCTGGTTCGCGCCGCAGCTGCCGCACACACCGTTCGACGCGCCGGACGAGCTGCGGGCGCCGTACGTCGCGCTCGGTCTCAGCGCGGCCGAGATCGCCTACTACGCCAACGTCACCTGGCTCGACGCGCTCGTCGGCGAGCTGGTCGCGGAGCTCGACGCGCGCGGCCTGCGCGACGACACGCTGCTGATCTATCTCTCGGACAACGGCTGGGGCATCACGCAGCCGATCGCCGGCGCCGGCAAAGGCAAGGGGACGCTGTACGAGCTCGGCTTCCGCACGCCGCTGGTCTTCAACTGGCCGGGACGCGTGCCGGCGGGCGTCGTGCGCCACGATCTCGTCTCGCTGCTCGACGTCATGCCGACGATCCTCGAGTTCGCCGGCGCGGAACCGCTCGACGACCGCCCTGGCCTGAGCCTGGTCGACGCGATCACCAGCGGCACCCCGGTCGGGCGCGACGCGATCGTCGGACGCTACAACGGCACGCAGCCGGCGAACCGCGGCCACTTCGTCCGCACGCGGACCTGGCGCTACATCCGCTTCGATGACGGGCGCGAGGAGCTGTACGCGATCGCGACCGATCCGTACGAGGATCTCGACATCGCGGGCGAGCGTCCCGACGTGCTCGAGGAGATGCGCGGTCGAATCGACGCCTGGGAGGCCGCGCTCACGCACGGGCCGCAGCGCCTCGAGGCCGCCGGTCGCGTCACCGACCTGCAAGGCCGTCCGCTCGGCGGCGTCACGCTGCAGCTCCGGGGCCGCACGCACGACCGCAAGCCCGTGCGCCTGCGCGTGCAGACCTCCCCGCGCGGCGAGTTCGTGTTCGCCGCGGTGCCGCACGGCAGCTATCAGCTGACCGCGCTGCGCGGGGCGAAGGGACTGCGCTGGGGGCCGCTCTGGTACAAGGTTCCGCTCGACCTGCCCCTGCACGCGCTCGGCACCTACACGCCGCTGGTCGCGGCGACGAATGGGA containing:
- a CDS encoding sulfatase-like hydrolase/transferase — its product is MRHPEPDFSSDRASLPRRSPSPLRRALALALLALALLAGVVAPAASQERPPNVVLIIGDDHGWPYSGFMGDPYVQTPHLDALAAGGTVFDNAHATASTCVPSLRSVLAGLHPQQWDAEVAAVEARIGPFGFRQGVTHVRTLPRELARHGYLSWEGGKMWESTYANAGFTHGLATGPGELLAAVGSDFGRTGFTEGKALDPLREFLDEASDRPFFLWFAPQLPHTPFDAPDELRAPYVALGLSAAEIAYYANVTWLDALVGELVAELDARGLRDDTLLIYLSDNGWGITQPIAGAGKGKGTLYELGFRTPLVFNWPGRVPAGVVRHDLVSLLDVMPTILEFAGAEPLDDRPGLSLVDAITSGTPVGRDAIVGRYNGTQPANRGHFVRTRTWRYIRFDDGREELYAIATDPYEDLDIAGERPDVLEEMRGRIDAWEAALTHGPQRLEAAGRVTDLQGRPLGGVTLQLRGRTHDRKPVRLRVQTSPRGEFVFAAVPHGSYQLTALRGAKGLRWGPLWYKVPLDLPLHALGTYTPLVAATNGKAAPGTGRVYGMVRDALGTPVADATIMLSGGAPHRSFVVVRSDAHGRYRAEHLPAGAYRLTAGGSRPLRPLRQRFELADGEQLLLDLTLSGVVSVTSAAKPLRAPPAASAPTARR